A single window of Actinoallomurus bryophytorum DNA harbors:
- a CDS encoding thiamine pyrophosphate-dependent enzyme produces MGTTVAAYLAGSLREHGVRRVFGVPSESFTMFMDALLDEPGMEFVAARQEGGAAFMAEAYAAASGGIGAVLGGRAVGASNLAIGVHTARENSTPLLILVGQVTSRHRGREAFQEAALADFLRPLAKHAVEEADPLRVPEAVSRALGLAVTGRPGPVVLSLPEDVFAGEVDETPSRPVRVPRPRPSDSEVEAFHDLLSSAERPLVIAGAGVRLSGAEGRLLEFAERWGVPVVAAWRRHDVFPNDHPLYVGHLQLGAHPEIVATVREADVLLALGTRLGEITSQRYTAIAPSQRIAQVDIEPAMVGKAYPVELGIVADLTEALGALLAAGPPRREPSAWARERRAACERAAFVPPGQHDDRVDNRQIIRMLREALPGDAVITNDAGNFSGWLHAFFPFREPHTYVGAASGAMGYGLPAAIGAKLAHPDRTVVSLSGDGGFLMTVQELETAVRLRLPIISLVFNNNMYGTIRMHQERRYPARTIGTDLGNPDLVALAGSFGAFGARVTADAEFPAALREALTQDRPSVIEIRTDPEQISVWRTITQLRDGK; encoded by the coding sequence GTGGGAACGACCGTCGCCGCGTACCTCGCCGGCAGTCTGCGTGAGCACGGCGTGCGCCGCGTGTTCGGGGTTCCGTCCGAGAGCTTCACGATGTTCATGGACGCGCTGCTCGACGAGCCCGGCATGGAGTTCGTCGCGGCACGCCAGGAGGGCGGCGCGGCGTTCATGGCCGAGGCGTACGCCGCGGCGAGCGGTGGCATCGGCGCCGTCCTCGGCGGCCGGGCGGTCGGCGCGTCCAACCTCGCGATCGGCGTGCACACCGCGCGGGAGAACTCCACGCCGCTGCTCATCCTCGTCGGCCAGGTGACCTCACGGCACCGCGGCCGCGAGGCGTTCCAGGAGGCCGCGCTCGCCGACTTCCTCCGCCCGCTGGCCAAGCACGCCGTTGAGGAGGCCGACCCGCTGCGGGTGCCCGAGGCGGTGTCACGTGCGCTGGGGCTCGCGGTCACCGGGCGTCCCGGGCCCGTCGTGCTGTCGCTGCCCGAGGACGTGTTCGCCGGTGAGGTCGACGAGACACCGTCCCGGCCCGTGCGTGTCCCCCGCCCGCGCCCGTCGGACTCCGAGGTCGAGGCCTTCCACGACCTGCTCTCCTCCGCCGAGCGCCCGCTGGTCATCGCGGGAGCGGGGGTGCGCCTGAGCGGCGCCGAAGGACGGCTCCTGGAGTTCGCCGAGCGGTGGGGTGTTCCGGTGGTCGCCGCCTGGCGGCGCCACGACGTGTTCCCGAACGACCATCCGCTCTACGTCGGCCACCTGCAGCTCGGCGCGCATCCCGAGATCGTGGCGACCGTGCGCGAGGCCGACGTCCTGCTCGCGCTCGGCACCCGGCTCGGGGAGATCACCTCGCAGCGCTACACCGCGATCGCGCCGTCCCAGCGCATCGCGCAGGTCGACATCGAGCCTGCCATGGTCGGCAAGGCCTACCCGGTGGAGCTCGGCATCGTCGCCGACCTCACCGAGGCGCTCGGCGCCCTGCTCGCTGCCGGGCCCCCGCGCCGCGAGCCGTCGGCATGGGCACGCGAGCGCCGCGCCGCCTGCGAGCGGGCCGCCTTCGTGCCGCCCGGACAGCACGACGACCGGGTCGACAACCGGCAGATCATCAGAATGCTGCGCGAGGCACTGCCCGGCGACGCCGTGATCACCAACGACGCCGGCAACTTCTCGGGCTGGCTGCACGCGTTCTTCCCGTTCCGCGAGCCGCACACGTATGTCGGCGCGGCCTCGGGCGCGATGGGGTACGGCCTGCCCGCGGCGATCGGCGCCAAGCTCGCCCATCCGGACCGGACCGTCGTCTCCCTGTCCGGTGACGGAGGGTTCCTGATGACCGTGCAGGAGCTGGAGACCGCCGTACGCCTCCGGCTGCCGATCATCTCTCTCGTCTTCAACAACAACATGTACGGCACGATCCGCATGCACCAGGAACGCCGATACCCGGCCCGCACCATCGGCACCGATCTCGGCAACCCCGATCTGGTCGCGCTCGCCGGATCGTTCGGCGCCTTCGGCGCGCGGGTCACCGCCGACGCCGAATTCCCGGCGGCGCTGCGCGAGGCGCTGACCCAGGACCGCCCGTCCGTCATCGAGATCCGCACCGATCCGGAACAGATCTCGGTGTGGCGCACCATCACCCAACTCCGCGACGGAAAGTGA
- a CDS encoding DUF6531 domain-containing protein — protein MTKDPIDVASGEVVLRQVDVELAGVLPLSLERTHVSSYRAGRLFGTSWASTLDQRLEFDAEGVCFAAADGMVLAYPPVRLPETPVLPFAGPQWALAVDQDGGHSVTDSQAGRTLHFASAGGGPGVLPLSAISDRNGNRIDLLHDDSGTLVEVRHSGGYRIGVETDATQRVTALRLISDGEGGGRELVRYRYDDNGRLAGVLNSSGRPLRFEYDPHDRLTAWIDRNGHWYRYEYDELGRGVRGHGSDGFLDVALAFEDGLTVVTDALGHRTDYHLNEMGQVVRQVDPLGRATTSEWDRHDRLLSRTDPLGRKTRYSYDEAGDVTAITRPDGRQITAAYNALGRPVRTADAAGRVWRQAYDDRGNVIAVTDPAGVTVRYEYDERGALSAIVDPLGAVTRFVNDGAGLPVTVVDPLEGVHGCVRDRFGRISEIVDPLGGITRIGWTLEGRPASQVLPDGATERWSYDAEGNLVEYTDTMGLVSRTEYAAFDVPAVRIAPDGTRLEFAYDAELRLTAVTNPQELVWRYTYDAAGDLVQETDFNGRAIRYAYDAAGQLAERAVGAGQTTRYSHDLLGNVVRQVSGDGLATFAFDVTGRLVRAVNADADVRFDYDELGRVVAEECNGRRLTVGYDALGRRVRRRTPSGAEADWDYDIAGRPAVLHTAGQTIRFEHDLAGRQVRRHVGDAATLDQEWDLRDRLSRQTLRGVPSATGDPAYAPHRADSAEPGSPLQRRAYSYRPDGGVARIIDQSLGDRTVELDAAGRVTGVHAAGWDERYVYDPAGNPVHATWPETATGGSWDAGAAGGRDYTGTLVRSAGDVRYEYDGRGRVVVRQQRRLSSKPRTWRYAWNDDDRLVAVTTPGGQRWRYLYDALGRRVAKQRLRPDGHSVAEQTDFTWDDVVLAEQTHSVMEDAGAVTRTTAWDYEPGGFRPIAQTERVLSGESPQDAIDERFYGIVTDLTGSPSEMVDSTGDLVWQSVSSAWGIGAPRGSAACPLRFPGQYHDAETGLHYNFQRFYDPYTARYQSPDPLGLSPQPDPHAYVHDPMNWADPLGLAPYALFVSRMAFVLRHLNEPSRLKAIKLAVHDNREMFNRLGGKAPQSNATIRDLLKLKEGNPSWKARAASASSRSDAELLQSVFQPMDGQYMAVHPLYPGMILQGNHRRRELLNRVDDLNSGISLETPIFINNF, from the coding sequence ATGACCAAGGACCCGATCGATGTTGCCAGTGGCGAGGTGGTGCTGCGCCAGGTCGACGTGGAGCTGGCCGGCGTTCTGCCGTTGTCGCTGGAGCGTACGCACGTGTCGTCCTATCGTGCCGGTCGCCTGTTCGGCACCTCGTGGGCGTCGACCCTGGATCAACGGCTGGAGTTCGACGCGGAGGGCGTGTGTTTCGCCGCGGCGGACGGAATGGTGCTCGCCTATCCGCCGGTGCGTCTGCCGGAGACCCCTGTCCTGCCGTTCGCGGGCCCGCAGTGGGCACTCGCGGTCGACCAGGACGGTGGCCATTCCGTCACGGACTCACAGGCCGGCCGCACGCTGCATTTCGCTTCCGCGGGCGGCGGGCCGGGCGTCCTGCCTCTTTCGGCGATCAGCGACCGCAACGGTAACCGGATCGACCTTCTTCATGACGACAGTGGGACCCTCGTCGAGGTCCGGCATTCGGGCGGGTATCGAATCGGTGTCGAGACCGATGCGACCCAGCGTGTGACGGCTTTGCGGCTGATCTCCGACGGCGAGGGCGGCGGGCGGGAACTGGTCCGTTACCGCTATGACGACAACGGGCGGCTGGCCGGGGTGCTGAACTCATCGGGCAGGCCGCTGCGATTCGAGTACGACCCGCACGACCGGCTGACCGCCTGGATCGACCGCAACGGCCATTGGTACCGGTACGAGTACGACGAGCTGGGCCGCGGTGTCCGCGGTCACGGGTCGGATGGCTTCTTGGACGTGGCTCTCGCCTTCGAGGACGGGCTCACCGTCGTGACCGACGCGCTCGGGCACCGGACGGACTATCACCTGAACGAGATGGGCCAGGTGGTCCGCCAGGTCGACCCCCTGGGACGTGCGACGACCTCGGAGTGGGATCGCCACGACCGGCTGCTGTCCCGCACCGATCCGCTCGGGCGTAAGACGCGGTATTCCTATGACGAGGCGGGCGACGTCACCGCCATCACGAGGCCCGACGGCCGGCAGATCACGGCCGCGTACAACGCGCTCGGCCGGCCGGTCCGGACGGCCGACGCCGCCGGCCGGGTCTGGCGGCAGGCCTATGACGACCGCGGCAATGTCATCGCGGTGACCGATCCGGCCGGAGTCACCGTGCGGTACGAGTACGACGAGCGGGGTGCTCTGTCAGCGATCGTCGACCCGCTCGGGGCGGTGACCCGGTTCGTCAACGACGGCGCGGGCCTGCCGGTCACCGTCGTGGATCCGCTGGAGGGCGTCCACGGCTGCGTCCGCGACCGGTTCGGCCGTATATCGGAGATCGTGGATCCGCTTGGCGGGATCACTCGCATCGGCTGGACGCTGGAGGGCAGACCTGCCTCACAGGTGCTGCCGGATGGGGCCACCGAACGCTGGTCATACGACGCCGAGGGAAACCTCGTCGAATACACCGACACCATGGGCCTGGTCAGCAGGACGGAATACGCGGCTTTCGATGTGCCCGCCGTCCGGATCGCGCCGGACGGCACACGGCTGGAGTTCGCCTATGACGCCGAGCTGCGGTTGACGGCGGTCACCAATCCGCAGGAACTCGTGTGGCGCTATACCTATGACGCGGCGGGTGACCTGGTCCAGGAGACGGACTTCAACGGCCGGGCCATCCGCTATGCCTACGATGCGGCGGGACAACTCGCGGAGCGTGCTGTCGGCGCCGGTCAAACGACCCGTTACTCGCACGACCTGCTCGGGAACGTCGTCAGGCAGGTTTCCGGTGACGGCCTCGCGACCTTCGCCTTCGACGTCACGGGCCGCCTGGTCCGAGCGGTGAACGCGGACGCCGACGTGCGGTTCGACTACGACGAGCTCGGCAGGGTGGTGGCCGAGGAGTGCAACGGCCGCAGGCTCACCGTCGGTTATGACGCCCTGGGGCGCCGCGTACGGCGCCGAACCCCCTCCGGCGCCGAGGCCGATTGGGACTATGACATCGCAGGGCGTCCGGCCGTACTCCACACCGCGGGCCAGACGATTCGGTTCGAACACGACCTGGCCGGCCGGCAGGTCCGCCGTCATGTCGGGGACGCCGCGACCCTGGACCAGGAGTGGGACCTGCGTGACCGGCTGAGCCGCCAGACGTTGCGGGGCGTCCCCTCGGCCACCGGCGATCCTGCGTACGCGCCGCACCGCGCCGACTCCGCCGAGCCGGGGAGCCCGCTTCAGCGGCGCGCGTACTCCTACCGGCCCGACGGCGGTGTCGCCCGGATCATCGACCAGAGCCTGGGAGACCGAACCGTCGAGCTCGACGCGGCCGGGAGGGTGACCGGAGTCCATGCGGCGGGCTGGGACGAACGCTACGTCTATGACCCGGCGGGGAATCCGGTCCACGCCACCTGGCCGGAGACCGCGACCGGCGGGTCCTGGGACGCCGGCGCCGCCGGCGGGCGCGACTACACGGGGACCCTGGTCCGCTCGGCGGGCGATGTCCGCTACGAGTACGACGGCCGAGGCCGTGTCGTAGTCCGGCAGCAGAGACGTCTCTCGTCCAAGCCCAGGACCTGGCGATACGCCTGGAATGACGACGATCGCCTCGTCGCCGTCACCACCCCCGGCGGACAGCGGTGGCGCTATCTGTACGACGCTCTGGGACGCCGCGTCGCCAAACAACGGCTACGGCCGGACGGTCACTCCGTCGCCGAACAGACCGACTTCACCTGGGATGACGTCGTACTGGCAGAGCAGACGCATTCCGTCATGGAGGACGCCGGCGCCGTGACGCGCACGACCGCGTGGGACTACGAGCCCGGCGGCTTCCGGCCGATCGCCCAGACCGAACGCGTCCTGAGCGGCGAGAGCCCCCAGGACGCGATCGACGAGAGGTTCTACGGCATCGTCACCGACCTGACCGGATCTCCCTCCGAGATGGTCGACTCAACCGGCGACCTGGTCTGGCAGAGCGTCTCCAGCGCATGGGGGATCGGGGCGCCGCGAGGATCGGCGGCCTGCCCGCTGAGGTTCCCCGGCCAGTACCACGACGCCGAAACCGGGCTTCACTACAACTTCCAGCGCTTCTACGACCCTTACACCGCGCGATACCAGAGCCCGGACCCGCTCGGCCTGTCGCCACAGCCTGACCCTCACGCCTACGTCCATGACCCGATGAACTGGGCCGACCCGCTCGGCCTGGCGCCATATGCTCTGTTCGTCAGCAGAATGGCCTTTGTGCTCCGTCACCTGAACGAGCCATCCCGGCTCAAAGCCATCAAGCTGGCCGTGCATGACAACCGCGAGATGTTCAACAGGCTCGGTGGAAAGGCCCCCCAGTCCAACGCGACCATCCGTGACCTGCTGAAGCTCAAGGAGGGGAACCCTTCTTGGAAAGCGAGAGCGGCGAGCGCGAGTAGCCGATCGGACGCCGAACTGTTGCAGTCGGTCTTCCAGCCCATGGACGGTCAGTACATGGCTGTTCATCCCCTCTATCCGGGCATGATATTGCAAGGCAACCACAGGCGCAGGGAACTCCTCAACCGCGTAGATGATTTGAATTCAGGCATCTCACTGGAGACGCCCATCTTCATCAACAACTTCTAG